From the genome of Setaria viridis chromosome 1, Setaria_viridis_v4.0, whole genome shotgun sequence:
gagccaccaccaccgccgccaagacccgccgccggccacaccCCTTCCCCTACTCGAGCCCCCAAAGTAAGTAGCCAAATGGAGCTcccttccaccgccgcctccggcccgaggctcgccgccggcggagccccgcccgcccggccggccggccgccggccctctctctctctccctctctcttcctctgtttcctggaagaagaaggagtcaaaactccaagaattccgatctaacccccaagtttccccaaattacacataagcccctccacttccgaaagaaactacaaataggtccctggttcattaaaaatcagccctaaacctccgtttaagcccctaatccctGTGTAacccatcatttcatgcgccaaacttcctccaattaatcccaaaattcaccacgtcatcctccagaatactttcgccgatccatatccaaatttccaaaaaaataatccctctacctattttccgtccgcatttcctgttcggagctcccGGTTGAAAACTGTTTTCTCTTtcatttatttgtgtgtctgtttgtgtgtgccgtagatcgcggattgcccgaggaggagcccgaggaggagtttgaccgcgagcccgagcccgaggaccagtaccgcgagccggaacccccggaaggctttgaagacggcaagtccaatctcacccttttgatgcatacttaatacctagtttttcaaacacaacctattggcctgttttacaaaatgcatattattttatcgcaagacatggttggatagccaccccttgattgttatgaacattccttgttgtcctatgcttatctctaaatatgactcgctctgtttagttgGTAACCgccgctagaacgcttaggaatctGTTACTCAAATGTAAAcgttattacaatggtgtattcgggaaattgaggtgtgtgtgtgtccaagtgAGAATAATGGCTTTTTGGTTCGGGAAAAGAAATGTGTggacgagatggatgggtgttccttgtgtgggatgcccagttgttgtgctcgtaccttggtggttgagcaatgttgggagatatccatctggtcgaaattaaggaccgagttaatgtgtcatcttgcctaattccactatcgtgcaaccactcgaccgttgtatgggcaacggcttagcataaatcccgctagctggatggttagtcctcaggggtgctggtgagcaacgggaaacccatggagaaggagtaagatcttggtgacttgagtcccggttacggtctcctgaatgagccgtggaccccttgggtgttccgtgagaactagccagtcctagctaaggtgggtaatggctttgttaggatccgtaccgtcactaaggtgattgcgctacggtaccctacttgtgggaaaagtgtacaccctctgcagagtaaaaacctatccgggtagccgtgtccacggaattggacgaattacggcttggtcacataactagtgtttgggcaagaatgtcttgagtgtgggtgtgtggaatttcagaagagtccggcagttgtgccgtgcgctatgacggacggggagtccgatagcgataaaagttggatcctttgtgtaggatcaaccccactcagtatttcgggtattaaagggAACTTTACAAAAATCCTTTCGAAAAcaatcccctgcatgtgttaaaaattagcttttccgcaaaataaaccctagcctatccttgttatacttgtgcataatcttgcttgtatcccctccgtggatggggttggacttgttgagtacgttagtactcacccttgcttcattgctacagaggaagaccctgagttcgtcgcagaagacctcgagtagaggttgtgtccgcacccgacgctgcctgtggtgttgccctgcccaagatgctgctgctgccgtgtagtcccgagtgctgtcttttggcagtcgcttggttagccgccgttatctatttactgtttatcgctgcgtggctttcacgcccactccctcgggagttgtacggtaactgatttatctgtcgaataaatgtgttatcagcctcctgggactgatatttgtatcacatttagtctctacttatgtggggacgcttcagccGACGCGTCGCCCCGCTCGCCGGCGCTCgcccggcgccccgcgccgccccgccgacggtcgcccggcgccccggccgccccccgcgcgccgccccggcccggctagccgcgcgcccgcccggcgccAGGAGGCTCGCCGcgggccgccccggccggcccgcccggAGGGCCGCCGCGCCCCGTCCCGGGCCGCCCGGAGGCGCTCGGCCCGAGCCGTGCCTCCCCGCTCGCCGGTGCCCTCCGGCCGGGCTCCGCCCGCCGTGGCCTGAGGCCGGCCGCTTCCCGTCCTGTGCCCGCTCCCGACCGATCGAAGGTAGCTGTTGTAATATAATGTAGATAGATAGGTTTAGATAAAATAGTAATATTGATaaattagaatagttaggtaAAATTTAGATAGATTGGTAGAATTTTTAGATAAAATAGGTAGATAGATAAGTTGACAGATACATATAATTGTTAGATATGATAACTAATAgcatagtaaactagttattacgatatttTAGATATGATAACTAATAgcatagtaaactagttattacgatatttagttaagtagttgtataggTAAGTATGTAggtacatattaggtgacatagttagttagtatatgtgacatagttagttagtatatgtgacatagttagttagttgtatttagtagacttagaatgtttaatttattatggactaaatgaattgtgcgtcgttatattgtgatactagatggagaacgtagtgagcatatattacggaggcactgtggaaagggatgaatatggatgtgttaagtttgttggcatgcagtgcgaggttgtcatattcgatgagaaaccatcgtttagtgagttggttgcaagggctcgggaggagttacattgtcatgaaaatgatgaaatcacagtcgagggtatacttcacctaggttcccctctcaacattcaaaggaagatagtcccaattcggtgtgcaggtCAGTAACGTGTAACGTGACGTGcagcgtggatcgaaagaagaagcagaaggtcTCCGAGTGGCCCGCGTTCCACCACGCGTATATTCAGGAATGGGAGCAGTTCGAGCAGAACTTGGACGAGAACAACGAGCCGCACACAAACAGTACGTACAGGCAATACCAGAgctggtaccaaggtgcgacgcgGCACAGGCTGAGGGAAGCGTGGACGGAAGATGACTACGCCGATATCCACTCATtcgacgatgaagacacggtgtacgatcAGAGTACTCGATCAGGCTTCACTTTTCTATATTCTATGTTAGGTTACTTAGAGATTTAGTTAGTTAGATAAGGACTTAGTGATCatctgacttaatcatttagtcatttagtgacttagtcatttgttgctttagtgacttagtcatttgttgcagggGCGTACCCTAcaaagctcggttagagatatagaGCAATTCCGTCCACGAGTTAGGGACCCCGAGACGCGGAGCTTCCTAGAGGTaagtctcaaattattctttctaatactttattaatacgttacattctccatttgtgtaacttgtttttactactgcagcgattgtcaaatcggcttcgccgtgccgctgctcgttgtggttgcaggactgccacgacgcgagacgtgcacgttccatccctgcgcgaaggaggcgtcggtacgtccagccaaggcccctcaggttcgaaatcaattgcatccgaggaagtcgacgacgacgacgatgagcagagggccgaggagattggcccgtctcagctccaggaggctcccttgactcagcctacacaggttgtagggggcactagactacgtcgtccacgttctccttacacttcaggcaccgacgcccttggtcacaagggtaagggtaagactaggaggcagtgacgactctgattgcgaactttgtatcatatggactatttgtatatataaggactttcattctgaactattgtggattctattcctaatgtgtcatatgcttgtgtcatatgcttctatGTGTCTATGCTTGTATTTAtgttcactattcatctcgtaattttgtatggattgcatcaacaagtaggggaaattctgccgaaatttcgctaacaagtaccatttttattttctacggATATTTCAGTAGACTACGACTTCGAaatgcattacatcgcaaaatgaacatatgtcgtctacaaattgcgtgtccttacttaaagtgcattattacatgacaacataataaaagtctcacagtagaaaatattgttcataaataaaccatagaactagaacctaaatatggctactgagtgcaacgaggccactttcccttccttaaggcatcgggattctcctcaaccgctgctttcgctcggcgtgcccgctcaagcttcttctctctctcctccctgttcgcagcaacccgcctcctttcctcctcttccttgtgctccttttccgcagcctcctctacgagcctcttctcgtacacctccttcctctctgcatcccagcgcatcatatactccaaaaactccttgtcttcaggattgatctcagtgtcgatccactgctcaaaatcacatagcggtggaggggtctacaacaaatgcaattgttataaaacaaaaaaattatggacaataattataagacaacaacatttccttaccaacatgttaatgcggcgctgacgaagtgtaggttcaaacgcaaagttggaacacatccaatacctctgcctatacgtggcatgttcttcggacttggctaccttgcaaggatcgccgcaagagcacatcggcactggaacaccactaggcagaggcaatggatcgaacgcatttccggtcttctttgcgccataactacaattttgtttatttggttctatgaatcaaacgcacttaagaataaacctacaattaaggttttttcatttgatccacaacaatgagtatATAACATAACTCCGGGCGTTgagattaccttagtttcttagcttttccacgcctcggcatcctacatttgcatgaaactctaagttcaaaaatgcaagaaatatatagcgaatcgatgtgaaaaaaaggtacgacggagagaggataccttactcttcaggatccacggatcaaatgaaagtttcctaagctacaatgtcgattcgtagtctagggcgaagtagggagagtaaaaacctGAAAAAAGTggagaagaatgaggaggaactcTCGGCCAGGAAGAAGGGGCGGTATATATGgtagggggcttggcgccagggaggctggcgccgaggcttggcgccatggatcttggcgccaagcctcgggcCACGTCAGCGGGCACAGCGCCACGTTGGAGGCACGCCGtagggaccttggcgccaggacggctggcgccaagacgttataccttggcgccagccagcctggcgccaagccgagggtccattttcggaattggtttcgccagggacctatttgtgagattttttcgcgaaaaggaccaaaatacaaaaaagtcgGTTTTTTCGAGTAGGGGCGTGGAGTTGCTCTTCCAGGCTGAAAGTTCACGACCCTGCACGCATGGATGGCTGATGGAGCGCCTGATTAGCCGTCAGCCAGCAACAACGACGACCTTGTTTGGCGATGTGTTCAAGATACCGTGCGAGTGGATGTAACATTAACTGTTAGCACGCAGATACGTACGGTCAAAGAGACAACAGATAAGGACAGGGGTGGTTGTAGTTGTAGTTGCTGAGTCAGCAGCTCCTCGTATCGCTCCCAGATAAGCCCTGCGCTGCGCATGTACTCCTATACCTGCCACCTGCCTCTCTACGTCAGCCGTTAGCGTACGCGCCAACAATACATACCGTTGTTAGCGTTGACATCGGATTTTAGCCGATAAAATCCCATATCTGGTTGAGAACTCGTTAATATAAGGATTAATTTAATGGAATCGGTCAAATATGGAGAGACAAGCTAAATAAAGAAAATGCATGCAGAGGAGATAGAGCCAGTacatgcacatgaagataattggAATAAACAAAGGAAGTTTACATGCGTCAGTTGAAGGAGTCTGGTTAATCATGTATGCGGATCAGTCTTTTTGCGGATGAGCCGGGCAAGGAAGATTCATGAGCGAAGATTCTACATAAGGAAAAATAGAGTCCATGTATctaatattttctttatttagtTAAGATTTTATAGTCAAGTTTCGTTTGGACTCTGTTAGTTTCagagtataaatatgtacccgTTGAACTTGTAAAGAGttatcaatcaatacaacctttcggtgCCATGCTACCAaaatcctaggagtaggagtagagtagattcgtcgagttccttctagcgcgcaaggctgcatcggcttcgatctcagacgagcttgtaagtaccatcacccAGCCATTACAACCTCTATCAAAACTTTCTAAGTTTAGttttatattctgatattgtcgtgtggctagttatcgagttatttTAGATtacaagtagaactttctaggctttgtccaatattctgcttgtttttGACGCTGCTCAAGTTATCGAACGGCTTAtatctggttaggttgtcttcgTTGACTCCCTTACCTTGTTTAAATGTTTACAGTCTTCATCGGCTCCCCTACCTTGTTTAAACGTTCACAGTTATTAGATCGTATCGACTGGTAGACCACTACTGGAGAACTCCACTActggagaactcaccttccatccaacatttttttttatcctggttgtcttacctttagtcccggataaAAAATCCACCACCAATGGTCATCGacgggggctctttagtcccgattggtaatatcACTCGAGACTAAAGagctccctttagtcccggttgtaacggctagtgggacgagggagctttttatcccggttaaaaacaccaactgggactaatggggccttttagtctcggttgtgttttgaaccgggactaaacaccTCCCGAAGCCTTTAatctcccccctccctccccaccttatctccttctctcccctcccttattttctctcctcctctcccttcgtTCCTTATCTTGCGCAGCCCTAGGCGGAGCGGTGCACGGGGGGCACGAGCGGTGCGGGCCAGCCTCTGGCAGGGGGCGCGGGGTGGAgtggcgccggcgagcgcgggcCCAGTGCTGGTGAAGTGGCGTCAGCGGGCAAGGGCCCGGCGCGGAGCggcactttttttatttttttaacctttttaatcccggttggtattactaatcgggactaaagggggtctttagtctcgggtgaatgacccgggactaaagagggaaaccttttgtcccgaatgattagtcccagttggtccTTAGAGACATACGTGGCTTACCAACCAAGACTAATGGTGGGTTTTCCAGTAGTGGACTCTGCATGCCTtactgctttatatatgctaggtccgatagatctttacccatACCCCTCATATTTCTAATCGTCAGGTCTCTGACGTCAGCGTGCTACcattgagagccgatgcttcggtcGGGTCTTATCAGTATCTCATAGAAGTATGATGACGTCATCGAACCGATAGGGGCGCATGCGAGGCCTTGTTGCCACGAGCCTATCTGTTAGGATTAACGGGTCGAAGTTAATGCCCACTCACCAtattaccttgtctaagttcaattatacggtcatgacattgattagactTTGTTATCTTAATaggcttgtaagcggtaggcagGAGGTCTTTGGTGATTGTGCTCTAGCCTTTTACGTTGTTAGATTGtggttaatgccctctcattcgtgttgtcttgtctaagttcaatacacttatcaagattatcaaGATATTAATTAAGATCTGTTAATGTATCTGGCTTGCGTACAGCCAGCATCAGCTGGTCCTCattgctatgttctaatcttttaagtttgtagattgatgccaatgccctctcattcgtgttaccttgtctgagttcaatacacttatcaaagACATTGGCTAGATCTATTAGCTTATTTGATAAGCGTGTGGTTAACGAGGGCTTCCTTTTATGGTCGTAATGTTACAATACTTTATCTTAGCCCGTTAGCTGACctagccgatggcacatgccattaatgtttCATTTATTTACACCATATTGCTTACGTTAAATATCTAtctgttgtggtgtttattccaaaaACACCTACCTATGAGTTCGAGAGGCTTCGCCACCGATCaactcaggaatttaatgtttaccttgtcaattgcaggtcaaattgactgacacgccttgcaccactcgcgagccgatTTGAAGCCTACACTGAAGTTGAGCAAATCTTCCAAATCCTTTGTATTGTTCAACGTAGAAGCGTGAGGTCCAAATTTTAGGTCAACAGTTAGTTATTCAGCTGCGgcggtcgccggccggccggccggcttgaTTGGTGCCCGGTCAACGTTTTGGAGATGGTGGCGCTCGACGTCGACGGAGCCTCCGATCCCCCGGCCCGGCGCAGGTAGGTAGCGCCGAAAAGTCCGTGGCCGTAGCCGCCGTCGCCTTGGGATGCATGGCTACCATGCGCATGCACTGATGCAGCGCGGTCATAACATATCAACTGACGGCCCCGACAACGATCCGAAACGGCAAGGAagcgggccgccgccggtggcctggTGACGAGCCGCTGACGGGTGGTCCCGCTAGGGGAGTCTATGTGGTTGACTGATTCCACTCGAGAGTAAAGGCGGAGTTTGCTGTGCAGTATGAGCTGAGGTTTTTCTTTCCACATGTGGGAATATGTCGATAGTGTCATTTCTTGCGTCAGTGCTCACACCAGAGCTTCCTCTACGTGATTGAACCAATAGAATTGTCTCCCCAATAATCATCCCCTCTCCTTTCTGTTCTATATATATACAACCAAACCCATCCTTCAACCAACCACATCCAATCCAAATTTCAAGATACCATGGGGTTGAAGCTTTCTTGCATCCACCGAGGCAGCAGCCTCTCGCGGCAGGCGCGCCagccggcctcgccggcgccgaccagGGTCATCGCCGGCGACGGCTCGCTGAAGGAGCTCCCGGCCTCAGCTCCTGCCCGCGTCTCCGACGTGCTGGGTCACAACCacaacggcggcgcggcgccagcGTTCTTCGTGTGCAACTCCGACGCGCTCTACTTCAACGAGCACCCCCCGGCGTTGGCCCCCGGCGACCTGCTCCGGCCGGGGCAGATATACTTCGTGCTCCCGGCGGCCATGCTCGAGAAGCCGCTGTCCACGGCCGACATGGCGGCGCTGGCCGTGCGCGCCAGCACGGCGCTGGCGTCGTCGAGCGGAAAGCCTCGGCGTcacgggcggcgccgccgtgcttgTGGCGGTGGCAAGAAGGCCGTGCGAGTCATGCCGGTGCGCGAGGAGatggaggatggcggcggcgaggacgtcTTCTTCAACGAGAAGCTCAACCAGCAGACGCTTGGGGAGTTCGGGGCGTCGCTGAGCCTGACGAAGAGGGATGAGAAActcaccgcggcggcggcgacgtcgcggcTGAAGCGGGCGCTGAGCATCATTCAAGAGGATGCCGAGTGAAGCAATAATCTGAATGTCTGATACGGTCTCAAATTCTTTTGTTCTTTCAAAAAACCATTTTGTGTTAGCCTAAAATATTGCAGGAAGTGCATACAGATGTATCGTCTGCAAGCCTGTATATAATTCGGTAGTTACTAAATACAAGAATTAATGTAAAAACATGAttcgttgatttttttttatttctggtgTACAATTCTCCTATTCCTGTTGTATTTTTCTACGACTGTGCGAGTATGATGAATTTTCAAGGTCCGAGAAGAAATTTGAATTGTTCCATAATATTCAAATTCACAAGGTCTAATAATTCATACTGGGTGCTATATCATGGTCTGCCGCCTACCGTCCACACCGCTCGCGCTGGCCCCCGGAGGTTGGAGCCGCTGCTCACATCGCGCTCGCGGACAGCCGGCCGCAAGAGCTGCCGTTCGCGTCGCCCCTCTGGCCGCCGGAGCTACTTCTCCCCTCGTATCTGCTggagccgccgctcgccacaCGCACATTGCCGCCGGAGCTACCGCTCGCGTCGCTCCCGCGGGCTGCCGGCTACCGGAGCCTCTACTGGCGTCGTGCCTGCTGGCCTCGCGGAGCTGCTGCTCCCCCACGCACGCGCGGGCCGCCGGACAGGCCGCTCGCGTCTCCGCGCGGGCATGGGGAGGCGCAGCTCGCCTCGATGCGTGGGCTACCGCCTGCCGTCCGCGCCGGTCACCTCTCCGCACGGACAGCCAGACAGGGGAGCCGCTGCTTGCCTTCGTCGCACGGGCAGGAGGCATGGGAAAAATGTGAGATGGAGCGGTGGAGAAAAATTAGCTATTTTATTTGGATCCCACAGCATATCCCTATATATCCCTATCCACATATCTCTATCCCATTCCCTTCCCCTTCTTATCCCACGCAATTTTGCTTTCCCTTTCCTCATTTGTAGCatgtgtcacattgaatgtttagatattaattagaagtattaaacgtagactatttacaaaacccattacataagaggttaaacggcgagacgaatctattaagtctaattaatccatcattagcaaatgtttactgtagcaacacattgtcaaatcatgaactaattaggcttaatagattcgtctcgccgtttagcctctacatatgtaatagattttgtaaataatctacgtttaatacttataattagtatctaaacatttgatgtgacaggcgCTAGCCTACGTGAACAGCCAGTGAAAAGTCTCGCTGAAAGCACACAGTCACGTCAAGATCAGAGATTAGCGATGCAGATAGGAACCTGCTGTGTTCCTGCTGCAGCCATGAAAGAACGAAGCAAAGGGCAGTAATCGATGAGAAAGTAACGCCGCTTATGTGCGCCACTAATCAGTCGCCGGCAGCAAGCTGCGTCGATCGTTCCTGTGGTTGGTGGTGTCCGGGGGCCCGCTGCTCCTGTTCTTCCCATTCCCGTGTAGGTGTAGGAATGTCTGGCGAACTGACAATGACGACGACACGGCCTCGGACAAGGGCGTGAGAAGCTGAAAATTCCAAGGCGAGCTGAAAGATGTGGTGTGGTTCTACCGGCGATGGTTCCTGCTGGCCCTGCACAAAAGCCCCACTGCCATGGAGGATGCAGCTGGCCATGGAACGCTCTGCTGTGAACAGAGGGGACAGTGCATGCGGCGCTAGCTGCTTGTGCAAGTAGAATTCTTTTTTCTCGGATCTACATGCTACACCTGAACGTTTACCATCACACCATGGGCACTCTGATCGAGTCGGTTGTTCATGCAAGGTGCTAAATTTCATTCGGAGCTTGTTGAAATGGATCCTTCATCCTTGCACTTGCACCATTCCCAAATCCCAAACCGCGGGCCAACGGTGAAATTTATTAGGTGCTTGACTGCTTGGTGGGAATTTGTTTGGAGCTTGGTGGTGAAATTTATTTGAAGCATGGCGAAATGGCCTTTTCATGCATGGTCCATGGCGAAATTTGACTCCCGAGAATCTTTGGGTGCAGCAAGTGTTGTAACATATTGAAGATATAGGCCAACG
Proteins encoded in this window:
- the LOC117845439 gene encoding uncharacterized protein, whose translation is MGLKLSCIHRGSSLSRQARQPASPAPTRVIAGDGSLKELPASAPARVSDVLGHNHNGGAAPAFFVCNSDALYFNEHPPALAPGDLLRPGQIYFVLPAAMLEKPLSTADMAALAVRASTALASSSGKPRRHGRRRRACGGGKKAVRVMPVREEMEDGGGEDVFFNEKLNQQTLGEFGASLSLTKRDEKLTAAAATSRLKRALSIIQEDAE